The following nucleotide sequence is from Pseudomonas putida S13.1.2.
ATCACCGGCAGCAGGATCGGCGTAAGGATCAGGATCAGCGGCGCCATGTCCATCACCGTGCCCAGCAGCAACAGCATGAAATTGATGCACATCAGGATCACGTAGCGGTTGTCCGACAGGGTCAGGAACGCCGTGGTGATCTTCGACGGGATCTGCATCAGCGTCATCACGTAGCCGAAGCTGGCGGCAAAGCCGATCAGGATCATCACGATGGAGATGGTCCGTACCGTGCGGTGCATCAGCTTGGGCAGGTCGCGCCACTTGTAGTCGCGGTAGATGAACATGGTCACGAAGAATGACCACACCACCGCCACGGCGGCCGATTCGGTAGCGGTGAACACGCCCGACAGGATACCGCCTAGGATGATGACCATCGCCATCAGGCCCCACAGCGCTTCACCGGCAATCTTCAACGCCTGGCGCAGCGGTATCACTTCGCCTTTGGGGTAGTTGCGCTTCTTCGCGAAGATAAGGCACAGGCCCATCATGACTGCGCTTAGCAGCAACCCGGGCATCACACCCGCCATGAACAGCGAGGCAATGGATACCGTGCCGCCCGCTGCCAGCGAGTACAGCACCGAGTTGTGGCTGGGCGGGGTCAGCAGCGCCTGCACCGAGCCACTGACGGTCACGGCGGTGGAAAATTCACGCGGGTAGCCTTTGCGCTCCATCTCCGGGATCAGTACCGAGCCCACCGAGGCGGTATCGGCCACCGACGAGCCGGAAATTGCACCGAAGAAGGTCGAGGCCATGATGTTGACCAGCGACAGGCCGCCACGCACGAAGCCCACCAGCACCCCGGCAAAGGCCACCAGCCGCCGTGACATACCGCCTTCGGCCATGATCGCGCCGGCCAGCACGAAGAATGGAATGGCCAGCAGCGAGAACTTGTTAACCCCACTGGCCACCTGGATCATCATCGCCTGCAGCGGGATGTCGATCCACCAGGCGCCGATCAGCGCCGACAGGCCCAGGGCGTAGGCCACCGGCATGCCCAGCAGGATGAGTGCAATGAAACTGCCCAACAGAATGAACGCATCCATTTATGCCGCTCCTTCGCTTTCTTCTACGTGGTCGAAACGCACCACCTTGCGGTGGCTCTGGTCGCCCAGCAGGAGTTTTTCCAGCACAAAGACCAGGGTTAGCACGCCACCGACCGGGATCGGCGCATAGGTCATGCCCACCCGCACACCCGGCAGGGATGCCAGAAACTGGTTCCAGGTAGTGATGCACAGCTTGGTGCCGTAGTAGGTCATGAACACGCACACCAGGATCATCAGTACTTGCACCAGTAGCGCGACCATGCTGCGCTGCAGCGGTGGCAGGCGATCGGTGATCATCGCCACCGCCATGTGCGCCCCGGCCCGGTAGCTGGCAGCGGCGCCGACGAAGGTGAACACCACCATCAGCAGGATGGCCACCGGCTCCGGCCAGCTGGAGCCGGTACCGAGCACGTAACGGGCAAAGATGCCCCAGGGAATGATCAGCGTCATGGTCAGGATCGACAGGCCGGCGATCCAGATACAGGCGCGGTACAGCGTGTCGTTCACACGCAGGAAGAGGCTTTTCATGGGCATCACCAAAGCGGCAGGGCGGCGGGCGCCGCACTGCCGAGGTCGATTGGGCTGGGGCCGCTGTTACTGGACGGCGTCGATACGCTTCATCAGGTCGGCGTACGGCGCGCCGTATTTTTCCCGTACGGACGCGGTGGCGTCATAGAACGGCTTCTTGTCGACGGTAATGAACTCGACACCAGCGGCCTTGAGCTTCTCTTCGCTGGCGGCAGACTTGGCGTCCCACAGCGCGCGCTCTTCCATCTGGGCTTCACGCGCCACCTTTTTCACCAACGCCTGCTGCTCGGGGCTGAGCTTGTTCCAGGTGGTCTTGGACATCACCACGGGTTCCGGCAGGATCAGGTGCCCGGTCAGGGTGTAGTACTTGGCGCTCTGGAAGTGGTTGTGCTCAAGCAGGGTGGGCGGGTTGTTCTCGGCGCCATCGATCACGCCGGTTTGCAGGGCGCTGAAGATTTCCCCGGTGTCCATGGCGATGCCGTTGCCGCCCATGGCGTTCATCATGTCGATGAACAGCGGGTTGCCCTGTACGCGAATCTTCATGCCCTTGAGGTCTTCCAGGCTGCGTACCGGTTTTTTCGTATAGATGCTGCGCGAGCCGCCGTCCATCCAGGCCAGGGCCACCAGGTTGAAATCGGAGTTGGTGATCTTGTCGAGGATTTCCTGGCCGATCTCGCCGTCGATGATCTTGCGCATGTGATCATGGTCACGGAACACGAACGGCATGTTGAACACGTTCACATCCGGCACCACCGGGCCGACGATGCCCAGGCTGACGCGGGTCATCTGCACCGCACCGATCTGCGCCTGTTCGATCACTTCCTTTTCCGAGCCCAGCACACCGCCGGCGAACATCTTGAAGGTGATGTCGCCGTTGCTGGCCTGCTCGAGTTTTTTGCCCATGTTCTGCTCGGCGACCACGGTCGGGTAGCCGGCCGGGTGGATTTCGGCGAACTTGATGTCCAGTGCCGAGGCGGGCATGGCCACGCTGAAGGCGAACGGGAGTACGGCAAGGAGCAGCTTGCGTTTGAACGTCATGATGAAACTCCGTGGTTTTTATTATCCGGTTTCGTGCGTGCAAGTGTGGGTGCGGCAGAGGGCGTCAGCCCCGGTAGGCAGGTTCCTCCAGGCCCTTGGTGTCAGGGTTGAGGGCAAATACCCCGCCCGCCAGGGGCTGGTCACTGAGGTCTGTGCCTGTGGGGCGGATCGAGGTGACGTACAGGGTGTCGAGGTTGGCGCCGCCGAAGGCGCACATTGCCGGCTTTTTCACCGGCACGCTCAGCGAGCGGTCGAGGCGGCCGTCAGGGGTGAAGCGGTGGATCTGCCCGGCGTCATTGCCGCAGATCCAGTAGCAGCCGTCTTGGTCGATTGCTGCGCCATCGGGGCGGCCTGGGTAGCCGCGCATGTCGACGAACAGCCGCTTGTTGTATGGCGTGCCGCTGTCGATGTCGTAGTCGAAAGCCCAGACCTTCTGCACGTTGGGGTGCGAGTCGGACAGGTACATGCGCGTGCCGTCGGGGCTGAAGGCCAGGCCGTTGGGTACGATCATGCCATCTTGCTGCAGGTGCAGCTGGCCTTCTCCATCATGCCGGTACAGCGCACCCACGTGGGCACCTTGCTGCATGTCCAGCAGCATGGTGCCAGCCCAGAAGCGGCCCTGGCGGTCGCAGCGGCCATCGTTGAAGCGCATGCCGGCCTGGGCGTGCGGCACGCTGCTGAGCAGGCGGCTATCAAGGCTGCCGTCGGGCTTGGCCTGGAGCTGGAAGATGCCGCTTTCCATGCCAGCGACCCAGCCCTGGCCGCTGCGGGCGATGCAGGCCAGCATCTCGTTGCCCTGCCAAACCTGGTGCTTGCCATCGGCCGCCTGCCAGCGGTGCAGTTGGCGGGCGGGGATGTCGACCCAGTACAGGGCCTGTTCGCTGGGGTGCCACACGGGGCTTTCGCCGGTGCCGTTGCGGGCGTCGACAATCAGTTCGAAGTTCATGGCCGTGCCTCCTGGCGTGCGTGGGTTCAGTTGAACGGGCCGGCCACGGCAAAGGCGCCGCCCTGGTAGACCATGCTCGGGTCATCCGCGGCGGGCGCCGGTTGGGCTTCCACAGCGGCGCGGAAGCGCTCGGAGCTGTCCTTGGGTACATACCCAAGGTGCTCGGCATGGCGGTTGTCCCACCACACGGTGCGGTTGTCGGAGGCGCCGTAGACGATGGTGTGGCCAACGTCGAGCGTGAACAACCCTCGCTCGATAAGCTGCACCAGGTCGTCATAGCTCAGCCACGTGCAGAGCATGCGAGGGTTCTGGGGCTGGGGGAACGAAGAGCCGATGCGAATGCTGACAGTCTCGATGCCGTAGCGGTCGAAGTAGAAACTGGCTACATCCTCGCCGTAGCACTTGGACAGCCCGTAGTAGCTGTCGGGGCGGCGCGGCGAGTGGGCGTCGATGCGCTCGTCCTGGCGGTAGAAACCGATGGTGTGGTTGGAGCTGGCGAAGATGATGCGCTTCACCCCATGCTTGCGCGCCGCCTCGTAAACATGGAACACGCCGCAGATGTTGGGCCCGAGGATGTCTTCGAAGGAATGCTCGGTGGACACGCCGCCAAAGTGGATGATGGCATCCACGCCTTCGACCAAGGCATGTACAGCAGCCTTGTCGGCCAGGTCGCAGGTGATGACTTCTTCATGTGGGCCCGCAGCAGGGGCCATTTCGCTGATGTCGGAAAGGCGCAGGACCTCGGCGTAGCCTTGCAGGCGTTCGCGAAGGACCTTGCCCAGGCCGCCTGCGGCTCCGGTGAGCAGCAGGCGATTGAGGGGGGTAGTGGTCATGGCCGGCTCTTGTTGTTAATTGTTGTAGGTTGTCGTATGACTTTTATGATTATTGGCGGTGGGTTCGGTTGTTGTCAATGAGGCCTGCGTCTCTTTATGGCCTGTCAGGGCCCTATCGCCGGCAAGCCAGCTCCCACAGGTACTCCACTTGGCTGGAAATTACCGCGGCCTGGTGGGAGCTGGCTTGCCGGCGATGGGGCGCAAAGCGGCCCTAATTTCAATCAGTGCCGGGCTTCTCGGTTACAAGAGCGACAACGGGTAGTTGAAGATCAACCGGTTCTCATCGAACTCGTTATTGCTGTAATCCCGCCGAATCGACGAATTTCGCCATTTCACGCTCAAGTCCTTGAACGCTCCGCTCTGGATCACGTACGCCAGCTCCGTCTCACGCACCCACTCCTTGCCATCGGTTACCCCCCCGCTATGCACATCGCGCCCGCTGATGTAGCGGTTCATCAGGGTCAACCCCGGTACCCCGACGGTGACAAAGTTGAAGTCATGACGCACTTGCCACGAGCGCTCGTTGGCATTGTCGAAGCTGGAGTTGTAACTGTCGTTGGCCAAGGTGCCGCCACTGGTGCCGTTGACCCGCATCCAGGTATCGCCATCCACTTTCTGCAAACCTACCCAGAAGGTGCTACCGCCGTACTTGGCCGAGAACATCCCCGAGTAGGTCTTGTTGTCCAGTTCGCCGGCGCGTTCCGAGCCGTCCTCATCGCCATGGAAGTAGCCCAGGTTCGCCCCCAGGGTCCAGTCACCCACCGGCTGGCTGTGGCTCAGTTGCAGGTATTGCTGCTGGTACACGTCCTTCAGCACCGCATTCCACAGGCCCACCAACGTGCGGTCCTGGTTGAACTTGTACTCGCCGCCGACGAAGTTGAACCGGTCCGACACGCCAGCGCCGTAGCTCATGTCTTCCATGCTGGCGTCGTTACGCGGGCTGTTGCCGCGGAACTGGCCGCCGTACAGGGTCAGCCCTGCGATTTCA
It contains:
- a CDS encoding glucurono-1,5-lactonase, with the protein product MNFELIVDARNGTGESPVWHPSEQALYWVDIPARQLHRWQAADGKHQVWQGNEMLACIARSGQGWVAGMESGIFQLQAKPDGSLDSRLLSSVPHAQAGMRFNDGRCDRQGRFWAGTMLLDMQQGAHVGALYRHDGEGQLHLQQDGMIVPNGLAFSPDGTRMYLSDSHPNVQKVWAFDYDIDSGTPYNKRLFVDMRGYPGRPDGAAIDQDGCYWICGNDAGQIHRFTPDGRLDRSLSVPVKKPAMCAFGGANLDTLYVTSIRPTGTDLSDQPLAGGVFALNPDTKGLEEPAYRG
- a CDS encoding TRAP transporter large permease gives rise to the protein MDAFILLGSFIALILLGMPVAYALGLSALIGAWWIDIPLQAMMIQVASGVNKFSLLAIPFFVLAGAIMAEGGMSRRLVAFAGVLVGFVRGGLSLVNIMASTFFGAISGSSVADTASVGSVLIPEMERKGYPREFSTAVTVSGSVQALLTPPSHNSVLYSLAAGGTVSIASLFMAGVMPGLLLSAVMMGLCLIFAKKRNYPKGEVIPLRQALKIAGEALWGLMAMVIILGGILSGVFTATESAAVAVVWSFFVTMFIYRDYKWRDLPKLMHRTVRTISIVMILIGFAASFGYVMTLMQIPSKITTAFLTLSDNRYVILMCINFMLLLLGTVMDMAPLILILTPILLPVITGIGVDPVHFGMIMLVNLGIGLITPPVGAVLFVGSAIGKVSIESTVKALLPFYLALFLVLMAVTYIPAISLWLPSVVL
- a CDS encoding TRAP transporter small permease; the protein is MKSLFLRVNDTLYRACIWIAGLSILTMTLIIPWGIFARYVLGTGSSWPEPVAILLMVVFTFVGAAASYRAGAHMAVAMITDRLPPLQRSMVALLVQVLMILVCVFMTYYGTKLCITTWNQFLASLPGVRVGMTYAPIPVGGVLTLVFVLEKLLLGDQSHRKVVRFDHVEESEGAA
- a CDS encoding NAD-dependent epimerase/dehydratase family protein is translated as MTTTPLNRLLLTGAAGGLGKVLRERLQGYAEVLRLSDISEMAPAAGPHEEVITCDLADKAAVHALVEGVDAIIHFGGVSTEHSFEDILGPNICGVFHVYEAARKHGVKRIIFASSNHTIGFYRQDERIDAHSPRRPDSYYGLSKCYGEDVASFYFDRYGIETVSIRIGSSFPQPQNPRMLCTWLSYDDLVQLIERGLFTLDVGHTIVYGASDNRTVWWDNRHAEHLGYVPKDSSERFRAAVEAQPAPAADDPSMVYQGGAFAVAGPFN
- a CDS encoding OprD family porin, which produces MKICHTLPFALLGAGVIAGLPGTSLAAGFVEDSKATLGLRNFYINRNFTNPSNPQSKAEEWTQSFILDARSGFTEGPIGFGVDVLGLWSVKLDGGGGTYGTALLPRHDDGKPADDYGRLAVAGKARISKTELKIGEWMPVLPILRSDDGRSLPQTFRGGQVTSNEIAGLTLYGGQFRGNSPRNDASMEDMSYGAGVSDRFNFVGGEYKFNQDRTLVGLWNAVLKDVYQQQYLQLSHSQPVGDWTLGANLGYFHGDEDGSERAGELDNKTYSGMFSAKYGGSTFWVGLQKVDGDTWMRVNGTSGGTLANDSYNSSFDNANERSWQVRHDFNFVTVGVPGLTLMNRYISGRDVHSGGVTDGKEWVRETELAYVIQSGAFKDLSVKWRNSSIRRDYSNNEFDENRLIFNYPLSLL
- a CDS encoding TRAP transporter substrate-binding protein gives rise to the protein MTFKRKLLLAVLPFAFSVAMPASALDIKFAEIHPAGYPTVVAEQNMGKKLEQASNGDITFKMFAGGVLGSEKEVIEQAQIGAVQMTRVSLGIVGPVVPDVNVFNMPFVFRDHDHMRKIIDGEIGQEILDKITNSDFNLVALAWMDGGSRSIYTKKPVRSLEDLKGMKIRVQGNPLFIDMMNAMGGNGIAMDTGEIFSALQTGVIDGAENNPPTLLEHNHFQSAKYYTLTGHLILPEPVVMSKTTWNKLSPEQQALVKKVAREAQMEERALWDAKSAASEEKLKAAGVEFITVDKKPFYDATASVREKYGAPYADLMKRIDAVQ